One window of the Candidatus Yanofskybacteria bacterium genome contains the following:
- a CDS encoding glycosyltransferase family 4 protein, translating to MKIALVHDWVLNLGGAERTLIALHEIFPNAPIYTLFHKKKLTSRYLPNTKIVASRLQRLPFVMTAYPYLAFIMPSIIESFDLSEFDLVISSSVIFSKGLVLKPKTRHICYCYSPTRFLWDRNSDYERSGLISKVARHYLRIWDRLASDRVDEFIAISKNVQDRIKKYYHRDSKIIFPPVNTYNIESDFVPTIENYYLIVSRLYDYKNIALVIDTFNKLKLPLIIIGDGPTKRRLKRMAGDNVDLLGFVSDEFLAGYYKNCRAFIMPQEEDFGIAPVEAMAYGKPVVALRRGGAMEIIEEGVTGEFFDDPIPEALADGIRRLNDNYHKYSPNLIKESAKRFSLENFRNAILEIIE from the coding sequence ATGAAAATAGCGCTGGTACATGATTGGGTTCTAAATTTGGGGGGTGCCGAACGCACCCTTATTGCTTTGCATGAAATATTTCCCAATGCGCCGATTTATACCTTATTTCACAAGAAAAAGCTGACTAGTAGATATTTGCCTAATACTAAAATTGTAGCTAGCAGATTGCAGAGACTTCCCTTCGTGATGACCGCTTACCCATATTTAGCATTTATAATGCCTAGCATTATCGAGTCATTTGATTTGTCTGAATTTGACCTAGTAATCTCATCATCTGTAATTTTCTCAAAGGGATTAGTTCTAAAACCAAAAACTAGGCATATTTGTTATTGCTATAGCCCAACAAGATTTTTATGGGATAGAAATTCAGACTACGAAAGATCGGGATTAATTAGCAAAGTCGCCAGACACTATTTAAGAATATGGGATCGCTTGGCCTCGGATAGAGTCGATGAATTTATCGCCATATCGAAGAATGTTCAAGATAGGATAAAAAAATACTACCACAGAGATTCAAAGATTATATTCCCACCAGTGAATACCTACAACATAGAATCAGATTTTGTGCCGACTATTGAGAATTATTATCTGATTGTTTCGAGGCTTTATGACTATAAAAATATTGCCTTGGTTATTGATACTTTTAATAAGCTAAAATTACCCTTGATCATAATCGGCGATGGGCCGACCAAGAGGAGATTAAAAAGGATGGCTGGCGATAATGTTGATTTGCTGGGATTCGTTTCTGATGAGTTTTTGGCTGGCTATTACAAGAATTGTCGGGCATTCATTATGCCGCAAGAAGAAGATTTCGGGATTGCTCCGGTTGAGGCTATGGCTTATGGCAAGCCAGTAGTGGCACTACGTAGGGGCGGTGCCATGGAGATCATCGAAGAGGGGGTTACTGGAGAATTTTTTGACGATCCGATACCAGAAGCTTTGGCAGATGGCATTAGAAGGCTCAATGATAATTATCACAAATATAGCCCAAATCTTATCAAAGAATCAGCCAAGAGATTCTCTCTCGAAAATTTTAGAAATGCTATATTGGAGATAATCGAGTAA
- a CDS encoding rod shape-determining protein has product MKKIGIDLGTTNTVVFLPKKGIVINEPSVVAISVLDNKVIAVGNLAKEMIGRTPDSIIVSKPLVDGAIADYRITTAMLRYFIKKAGGFMNFVKPEVLISVPAGITSTEKRAVIESALNAGAKAVYLVKEPVLAAIGAKIPINNPSGNMILNIGGGTTELAVISLGGIVSCSSVRVAGNKLDAAIVEFIKKKHGLAIGERTAELIKINIGSAAKQAVEEKINIKGRDLATGYPKTVELSSNEITDAMSEQLREIIQIIKSVLEVTPPELCSDIMDRGIIVSGGGALLKNISTLITRVTGVPASIADDPLFCVARGTGIVLENLDVYKRNVIAKR; this is encoded by the coding sequence ATGAAAAAGATTGGTATAGACCTGGGTACAACTAATACAGTAGTTTTCTTGCCCAAGAAGGGTATCGTCATAAATGAACCGTCGGTGGTGGCGATTTCGGTTTTGGATAATAAGGTTATAGCCGTGGGGAATTTGGCAAAAGAAATGATCGGCCGAACGCCGGATAGTATTATAGTTTCAAAACCGCTTGTCGACGGAGCTATCGCCGATTATAGAATTACTACGGCGATGCTAAGATATTTCATAAAAAAAGCTGGTGGATTTATGAATTTTGTTAAGCCAGAAGTGTTGATATCAGTACCGGCTGGCATAACTTCAACCGAGAAGAGAGCTGTTATCGAATCGGCTCTAAATGCTGGTGCGAAGGCCGTATACTTGGTCAAAGAACCAGTGCTAGCCGCGATTGGTGCCAAGATCCCTATAAACAACCCTTCGGGCAACATGATTTTAAATATTGGCGGTGGTACCACGGAATTGGCAGTTATTTCGTTGGGCGGCATCGTGAGTTGCTCTTCAGTGAGAGTGGCTGGCAATAAATTGGACGCGGCTATTGTTGAATTTATCAAGAAAAAGCACGGCTTGGCTATCGGCGAAAGGACAGCCGAGTTGATCAAGATAAACATCGGAAGCGCTGCTAAGCAGGCCGTCGAAGAAAAGATAAACATAAAAGGTAGAGACTTGGCTACAGGCTATCCTAAAACGGTGGAGTTAAGCTCTAACGAGATAACCGACGCCATGTCTGAACAATTGCGTGAAATAATTCAAATTATCAAAAGCGTGTTAGAAGTTACGCCTCCAGAGCTATGTTCAGATATCATGGATCGGGGGATCATCGTCTCCGGTGGAGGAGCCTTGTTAAAGAATATAAGCACGCTCATCACTCGAGTTACAGGCGTACCGGCGTCGATAGCTGACGATCCTTTATTTTGTGTCGCCCGTGGTACGGGTATAGTCCTTGAGAATTTGGATGTTTACAAGAGAAATGTGATAGCTAAGAGATAG